In Comamonadaceae bacterium OS-1, a single window of DNA contains:
- the gsiC_1 gene encoding glutathione transport system permease protein GsiC codes for MLNHILKRLLGLLPTLLIVAGLVFMFVHLLPGDPARLAAGQDADFETVQTIRRDLGLNLPMHEQFWRFIRNAAQGDFGHSLRSKRPVSTEIAERFMPTFWLTVAAMGWSVLLGLVIGTVSAVWRNKWPDRLGMTLAITGISFPSFALGMVLMQVFSVYLGWLPTVGADTWKHYVLPSLTLGAGVAAVMARFTRSSFIDILKEDYVRTARAKGLGEFVVVVKHGLRNALIPVVTMMGLQFGFLLGGSIVVEKVFNWPGMGRLLVDAVEMRDFPVIQAEVLLFSLEFILINLAVDVLYAVINPTIRYK; via the coding sequence ATGCTCAACCACATCCTAAAGCGGCTGCTGGGCCTGCTGCCCACGCTGCTGATCGTGGCAGGCCTGGTGTTCATGTTCGTCCACCTGTTGCCGGGCGACCCTGCGCGCCTGGCCGCGGGGCAGGATGCGGACTTTGAAACCGTGCAGACCATCCGCCGCGATCTGGGGCTGAATTTGCCCATGCACGAGCAGTTCTGGCGTTTCATCCGCAACGCGGCGCAGGGGGATTTTGGCCACTCGCTGCGCAGCAAACGCCCGGTGTCCACCGAGATTGCCGAGCGCTTCATGCCCACCTTCTGGCTCACCGTGGCGGCCATGGGCTGGTCGGTGCTGCTGGGCTTGGTGATTGGCACGGTGTCGGCCGTGTGGCGCAATAAATGGCCCGACCGGCTGGGCATGACGCTGGCCATCACCGGCATCTCGTTCCCGTCGTTCGCGCTGGGCATGGTGCTGATGCAGGTGTTTTCGGTGTATCTGGGCTGGCTGCCCACGGTGGGGGCCGACACCTGGAAGCATTACGTGCTGCCCTCGCTCACCCTGGGCGCGGGCGTGGCGGCGGTGATGGCGCGGTTTACCCGCTCGTCCTTCATCGACATCCTGAAAGAAGACTATGTGCGCACCGCCCGGGCCAAAGGCTTGGGCGAGTTCGTGGTGGTGGTCAAACACGGCCTGCGCAACGCGCTGATCCCGGTGGTCACCATGATGGGCCTGCAGTTCGGCTTCTTGCTGGGCGGCTCCATCGTGGTGGAGAAGGTGTTCAACTGGCCTGGCATGGGCCGCCTGCTGGTGGACGCGGTGGAAATGCGCGACTTCCCCGTAATCCAGGCCGAGGTGCTGCTGTTTTCGCTGGAATTCATCCTGATCAACCTGGCGGTCGATGTGCTGTACGCCGTCATCAATCCCACCATTCGCTACAAATAA